The Streptomyces sp. NBC_01689 genome includes a window with the following:
- the mltG gene encoding endolytic transglycosylase MltG — MTEYGRGPGSEPWHPEDPLYGDGGWGGQAADGQAPYGGQPQHYPQQPQQQQAQYGDWSDGQQGGYGGQQFDATGRHHQGQQYPGQGQQHYGGQGQQQYAGQYTGHDQQQYVDPGQQQYHGQDQQQYHDGGWDNGTQHQVAYAPDPTDPYANQAAAYGGEQPDFYNTPDAYPPPEPPARRRAEPEPAPTDWDPGPDQGEHAFFAGGDDDDDDSPDDDPKAGRGDRKGRGGKGGTTKKRRSGCACLVVVLVFGGGVGGVGYFGYQFYQKRFGPAPDYVGDGSGEVTVNIPKGSGGFAIGQALKQAGVIKSVDAFVSAQQTNPDGTRIQAGAYLLRKGMSAASAVKLMLDPKSQNNVVVAPGQRNVIIYKKIDEKLALPDGTTAKIAKKEYKSFGLPSWANDNKEIKDPLEGFLYPATYPAAKGMKPETVLKQMVGQATQTYRKLNLEAKAKDLDLADPLQLVTVASLVQAEGKTHDDFRKMAEVIYNRLKSTNTETNQLLQFDSTFNYLKGQSNIHISESEINSNKDPYNTYTSKGLPPGPIGNPGDDAFKAALNPTDDGWIYFVATDGQNNTEFAKTYAEFQRLKDKFNESSGR, encoded by the coding sequence ATGACTGAGTATGGCCGGGGCCCAGGCTCCGAACCGTGGCATCCGGAGGACCCGTTGTACGGGGACGGCGGATGGGGAGGCCAGGCCGCCGACGGCCAGGCCCCCTACGGCGGCCAGCCGCAGCACTATCCACAGCAGCCGCAACAGCAGCAGGCGCAGTACGGCGACTGGAGCGACGGTCAGCAGGGCGGCTACGGCGGGCAGCAGTTCGATGCCACGGGCCGGCACCACCAGGGGCAGCAGTACCCCGGTCAGGGACAGCAGCACTACGGCGGTCAGGGGCAGCAGCAGTACGCGGGGCAGTACACCGGCCACGACCAGCAGCAGTACGTCGACCCGGGACAGCAGCAGTACCACGGGCAGGACCAGCAGCAGTACCACGACGGTGGCTGGGACAACGGGACGCAGCACCAGGTCGCGTACGCCCCCGACCCGACGGACCCGTACGCGAACCAGGCCGCGGCCTACGGCGGTGAGCAGCCCGACTTCTACAACACCCCCGACGCCTACCCGCCGCCGGAACCGCCCGCCCGCAGGCGCGCCGAGCCCGAACCGGCCCCGACCGACTGGGACCCGGGCCCGGACCAGGGCGAGCACGCCTTCTTCGCGGGCGGCGACGACGATGACGACGACTCCCCGGACGACGATCCGAAGGCCGGCCGCGGCGACCGGAAGGGCCGGGGCGGCAAGGGCGGCACGACCAAGAAGCGCCGCAGCGGCTGCGCCTGCCTGGTGGTCGTGCTCGTCTTCGGCGGCGGTGTCGGCGGTGTCGGTTACTTCGGGTATCAGTTCTACCAAAAACGTTTCGGTCCGGCCCCGGACTACGTGGGCGACGGCTCCGGCGAGGTGACGGTCAACATCCCCAAGGGGTCGGGCGGCTTCGCGATCGGACAGGCACTGAAGCAGGCCGGCGTCATCAAGAGCGTCGACGCCTTCGTCTCCGCCCAGCAGACCAACCCCGACGGCACGAGGATCCAGGCCGGGGCCTATCTGCTGAGGAAAGGCATGTCGGCCGCCAGCGCCGTCAAGCTCATGCTCGACCCCAAGAGCCAGAACAACGTGGTCGTCGCCCCCGGACAGCGCAACGTCATCATCTACAAGAAGATCGACGAGAAACTCGCGCTTCCCGACGGCACCACCGCCAAGATCGCCAAGAAGGAGTACAAGAGCTTCGGTCTCCCCAGCTGGGCGAACGACAACAAGGAGATCAAGGACCCGCTGGAAGGATTCCTCTACCCGGCGACCTACCCCGCGGCCAAGGGGATGAAGCCCGAGACCGTCCTGAAGCAGATGGTCGGACAGGCCACCCAGACCTACCGGAAGCTGAATCTCGAGGCGAAGGCCAAGGACCTCGACCTCGCCGACCCGCTGCAGCTCGTCACGGTCGCGAGCCTGGTCCAGGCCGAGGGCAAGACCCACGACGACTTCCGCAAGATGGCCGAGGTGATCTACAACCGCCTCAAGTCGACGAACACGGAGACCAACCAGCTGCTCCAGTTCGACTCGACCTTCAACTACCTCAAGGGCCAGAGCAACATCCACATCAGTGAGTCCGAGATCAACAGCAACAAGGACCCGTACAACACCTACACCAGCAAGGGTCTGCCGCCCGGTCCCATCGGAAACCCCGGCGACGACGCGTTCAAGGCGGCGCTCAACCCGACCGACGACGGCTGGATCTACTTCGTGGCGACCGACGGCCAGAACAACACCGAATTCGCCAAGACCTACGCCGAATTCCAGAGGCTCAAGGACAAGTTCAATGAGAGCTCGGGCCGCTGA
- a CDS encoding shikimate dehydrogenase, with amino-acid sequence MRARAADARRAAVLGSPIAHSLSPVLHRAAYRELGLDDWSYDRFEVDEEALPGFLEELGGEWAGLSLTMPLKRAVIPLLDSVSETAASVEAVNTVVLTDDGRRVGDNTDIPGMVAALREHGVEQVESAAVLGAGATASSALAALARVCTGEVVAYVRSAERAAEMRRWGERLDVPVRTADWADAEQALRAPLVIATTPAGTTDALAAAVPERPATLFDVLYDPWPTALAARWSAYGGAVVGGLDLLVHQAVLQVERMTGRSPAPLGAMRKAGEHALARR; translated from the coding sequence ATGAGAGCTCGGGCCGCTGACGCCCGCCGGGCGGCGGTCCTCGGATCGCCGATCGCCCATTCCCTCTCCCCGGTGCTGCACCGCGCCGCCTACCGGGAACTGGGACTCGACGACTGGTCCTACGACCGTTTCGAGGTCGACGAGGAGGCACTGCCGGGCTTCCTGGAGGAACTCGGCGGCGAGTGGGCCGGCCTGTCGCTGACCATGCCGCTCAAGCGGGCCGTCATCCCGCTGCTCGACTCCGTCAGCGAGACGGCGGCTTCCGTCGAGGCGGTCAACACCGTCGTCCTCACGGACGACGGACGCCGCGTCGGCGACAACACGGACATCCCCGGCATGGTCGCCGCGCTGCGCGAGCACGGTGTCGAGCAGGTGGAGTCCGCCGCCGTCCTGGGCGCCGGAGCCACCGCCTCGTCGGCGCTGGCCGCCCTGGCACGCGTCTGCACCGGCGAGGTCGTCGCCTACGTCCGCAGCGCCGAGCGCGCCGCCGAGATGCGGCGGTGGGGCGAACGGCTCGACGTGCCGGTCCGTACCGCCGACTGGGCGGACGCGGAGCAGGCCCTGCGCGCCCCCCTGGTGATCGCCACCACCCCGGCGGGCACCACGGACGCGCTGGCCGCCGCGGTCCCCGAGCGGCCCGCCACCCTCTTCGACGTGCTCTACGACCCCTGGCCCACCGCGCTCGCCGCCCGCTGGTCGGCGTACGGCGGTGCCGTCGTCGGAGGGCTCGACCTGCTCGTGCACCAGGCCGTGCTGCAGGTCGAGAGGATGACCGGACGCTCCCCGGCCCCCCTGGGCGCCATGCGGAAGGCGGGCGAGCACGCGCTCGCCAGGCGCTGA
- the aroC gene encoding chorismate synthase — translation MSRLRWLTAGESHGPALVATLEGLPAGVPITTDMVADHLARRRLGYGRGARMKFERDEVTFLGGVRHGLTLGSPVAIMVGNTEWPKWEQVMAADPVAPEILADLARNAPLTRPRPGHADLAGMQKYGFDEARPILERASARETAARVALGAVARSYLKETAGIEIVSHVVELAAAKAPYGVYPRPSDVEKLDADPVRCLDSDASKAMVAEIDQAHKDGDTLGGVVEVLAYGVPVGLGSHVHWDRRLDARLAAALMGIQAIKGVEVGDGFELARVPGSKAHDEIVHGEDGIRRATGRSGGTEGGLTTGELLRVRAAMKPIATVPRALATIDVATGEATKAHHQRSDVCAVPAAGIVAEAMVALVLADAVAEKFGGDSVPETRRNVESYLQNLVVR, via the coding sequence TTGAGCAGGTTGCGCTGGCTGACCGCGGGGGAGTCCCACGGTCCCGCACTTGTCGCGACGCTGGAGGGTCTTCCCGCCGGCGTTCCGATCACCACGGACATGGTGGCGGACCACCTCGCCCGGCGGCGCCTGGGCTATGGACGCGGTGCCCGGATGAAGTTCGAGCGTGACGAGGTCACCTTCCTCGGCGGGGTCCGGCACGGGCTCACCCTCGGCTCTCCGGTGGCCATCATGGTCGGCAACACCGAGTGGCCCAAGTGGGAGCAGGTCATGGCGGCCGACCCGGTCGCCCCGGAGATCCTCGCCGACCTGGCCCGCAACGCCCCGCTGACCCGGCCCCGGCCCGGCCACGCGGACCTGGCGGGCATGCAGAAGTACGGCTTCGACGAGGCCCGGCCGATCCTGGAACGCGCCTCCGCCCGCGAGACCGCCGCCCGCGTGGCCCTGGGCGCCGTCGCCCGCTCGTACCTCAAGGAGACGGCGGGGATCGAGATCGTCTCGCACGTCGTCGAGCTCGCCGCGGCGAAGGCGCCGTACGGCGTGTACCCCAGGCCCTCGGACGTCGAGAAGCTCGACGCCGACCCGGTGCGCTGCCTCGACAGCGACGCCTCGAAGGCGATGGTCGCGGAGATCGACCAGGCCCACAAGGACGGCGACACGCTCGGCGGGGTCGTCGAGGTGCTCGCGTACGGCGTGCCCGTGGGCCTCGGCTCGCACGTCCACTGGGACCGCCGCCTCGACGCCCGGCTCGCCGCCGCTCTCATGGGCATCCAGGCCATCAAGGGCGTCGAGGTCGGGGACGGCTTCGAACTCGCCCGGGTGCCCGGCTCCAAGGCCCACGACGAGATCGTCCACGGCGAGGACGGCATCCGCCGCGCCACCGGCCGCTCCGGCGGTACCGAGGGCGGTCTGACCACCGGCGAGCTGCTGCGTGTCCGCGCCGCGATGAAGCCGATCGCCACCGTGCCGCGCGCGCTGGCCACCATCGACGTCGCCACCGGCGAGGCCACCAAGGCCCACCACCAGCGCTCCGACGTCTGCGCGGTCCCGGCTGCCGGCATCGTCGCCGAGGCCATGGTCGCCCTCGTCCTCGCGGACGCCGTGGCGGAGAAGTTCGGCGGCGACAGCGTCCCCGAGACGCGGCGCAACGTCGAGTCCTACCTCCAGAACCTGGTCGTACGGTGA
- a CDS encoding shikimate kinase: protein MTAGPVVVLVGPMGVGKSTVGALLADRLGCAYRDTDDDIVAEQGRTIADIFVDDGEPVFRALERDAVGRALAGHDGVLALGGGSILDADTRTLLTGHRVVYLSMEVEEAVQRTGLNAARPLLAVNPRRQWRELMEARRHLYTEVASAVVPTDGRTPEEVAQAVLDALELKEA, encoded by the coding sequence GTGACCGCGGGCCCCGTGGTCGTGCTGGTCGGCCCCATGGGCGTCGGCAAGTCCACGGTGGGCGCGCTGCTCGCCGACCGGCTCGGCTGCGCCTACCGGGACACCGACGACGACATCGTCGCCGAACAGGGCCGCACCATCGCCGACATCTTCGTCGACGACGGCGAACCGGTCTTCCGCGCCCTGGAGAGGGACGCGGTCGGCCGCGCGCTGGCCGGACACGACGGTGTTCTGGCGCTCGGCGGCGGCTCGATCCTCGACGCCGACACCCGCACGCTGCTCACCGGGCACCGGGTCGTCTACCTCTCGATGGAGGTCGAGGAGGCGGTCCAGCGCACCGGTCTGAACGCGGCCCGGCCGCTGCTCGCCGTCAACCCGCGCCGGCAGTGGCGCGAGCTGATGGAGGCGCGCCGCCACCTGTACACCGAAGTCGCCAGCGCGGTCGTGCCCACGGACGGCCGCACCCCCGAAGAGGTCGCCCAAGCCGTCCTCGACGCACTGGAGTTGAAGGAAGCATGA
- the aroB gene encoding 3-dehydroquinate synthase — protein MSEAVTRIQVGGTAGTDPYEVLVGRQLLGELGGLIGERAKRVAVVHPEALAETGEALRADLAGQGFEAVAIQVPNAEEAKTAEVAAYCWKALGQSGFTRTDVIVGVGGGATTDLAGFVAATWLRGVRWIAVPTTVLGMVDAAVGGKTGINTAEGKNLVGAFHPPAGVLCDLAALDSLPVNDFVSGLAEVIKAGFIADPAILELIESDPEAARTPAGPHTAELIERSIKVKAEVVSGDLKESGLREILNYGHTLAHAIEKNERYKWRHGAAVSVGMHFAAELGRLAGRLDDATADRHRTILASVGLPLSYRHDQWPKLLENMKVDKKSRGDLLRFIVLDGLAKPTVLEGPDPAVLLAAYGEVGE, from the coding sequence ATGAGCGAGGCAGTGACGCGTATCCAGGTCGGCGGCACCGCGGGCACCGACCCCTACGAGGTCCTGGTCGGCCGTCAGCTCCTCGGCGAGCTCGGCGGACTCATCGGCGAGCGGGCCAAGCGCGTCGCGGTCGTCCACCCCGAGGCGCTCGCCGAGACCGGTGAGGCGCTGCGCGCCGATCTGGCCGGTCAGGGCTTCGAGGCCGTCGCCATCCAGGTGCCGAACGCGGAGGAGGCGAAGACCGCCGAGGTCGCCGCCTACTGCTGGAAGGCGCTCGGCCAGTCCGGCTTCACCCGCACCGACGTGATCGTCGGCGTGGGCGGCGGAGCCACCACCGACCTGGCCGGTTTCGTGGCGGCGACCTGGCTGCGCGGGGTGCGCTGGATCGCCGTCCCCACCACCGTGCTCGGCATGGTGGACGCGGCGGTCGGCGGCAAGACCGGTATCAACACCGCCGAGGGCAAGAACCTCGTCGGTGCCTTCCACCCGCCGGCCGGCGTGCTCTGCGACCTGGCCGCGCTCGACTCGCTGCCGGTCAACGACTTCGTCTCCGGTCTCGCCGAGGTCATCAAGGCCGGCTTCATCGCCGACCCGGCGATCCTGGAGCTCATCGAGTCCGACCCGGAGGCGGCCCGTACCCCCGCGGGGCCGCACACCGCCGAGCTGATCGAGCGCTCCATCAAGGTCAAGGCGGAGGTCGTCTCCGGCGACCTCAAGGAGTCCGGGCTGCGCGAGATCCTCAACTACGGCCACACCCTCGCGCACGCCATCGAGAAGAACGAGCGCTACAAGTGGCGGCACGGCGCGGCGGTCTCCGTCGGCATGCACTTCGCCGCCGAACTCGGCCGGCTCGCGGGCCGGCTGGACGACGCCACCGCCGACCGGCACCGCACGATCCTCGCGTCCGTGGGTCTCCCGCTGAGCTACCGCCACGACCAGTGGCCCAAGCTCCTGGAGAACATGAAGGTCGACAAGAAGTCGCGCGGCGACCTGCTGCGGTTCATCGTCCTCGACGGCCTCGCCAAGCCGACCGTCCTGGAGGGCCCCGACCCGGCCGTGCTCCTCGCCGCGTACGGCGAAGTGGGGGAGTAA
- a CDS encoding Pro-rich N-terminal domain-containing protein, with protein sequence MQHAVGAPLPPPHQPGQGPGTAWSPAAHHPGHPGGHPGQAPANAPAPGFAGPPPGPPAPPSHLPHPAPPQHAPVPPMPDTTGHVQLPPGGPVGIPSALPSTGAPDPTATTLAVLLIGPAGAGKTSVAKYWADHRRVPTAHISLDDVREWVRSGFADPQSGWNDHSEAQYRLARRTCGFAARNFLANGISCVLDDAVFPDRPVVGLGGWKRHVGPGLLPVVLLPGLEIVLERNAERSGNRRLSDEEVARIHGRMAGWYGSGLPIIDNSQLDVAATARVLDDVLARSIASPPQW encoded by the coding sequence ATGCAGCACGCAGTGGGGGCTCCGCTGCCGCCGCCCCACCAGCCGGGGCAGGGACCGGGCACCGCCTGGTCGCCGGCCGCGCACCACCCGGGGCACCCGGGCGGTCATCCGGGCCAGGCACCCGCGAACGCCCCGGCTCCCGGCTTCGCCGGCCCCCCGCCGGGGCCACCCGCGCCGCCGTCGCACCTGCCGCACCCCGCGCCCCCGCAGCACGCCCCCGTACCGCCGATGCCCGACACCACGGGACATGTCCAGCTGCCCCCGGGCGGCCCGGTCGGGATACCGAGCGCCCTGCCTTCCACGGGCGCCCCCGACCCCACGGCGACCACGCTCGCCGTCCTGCTCATCGGCCCCGCGGGCGCGGGCAAGACCAGCGTCGCCAAGTACTGGGCGGACCACCGCCGCGTCCCGACCGCGCACATCAGCCTCGACGACGTGCGCGAGTGGGTCCGCTCCGGCTTCGCCGACCCCCAGTCGGGGTGGAACGACCACTCGGAGGCGCAGTACCGCCTCGCCCGCCGCACCTGCGGCTTCGCCGCGCGGAACTTCCTGGCGAACGGCATCTCCTGCGTCCTCGACGACGCCGTCTTCCCGGACCGCCCGGTCGTCGGGCTCGGCGGCTGGAAGCGGCACGTCGGACCGGGCCTGCTGCCGGTCGTCCTGCTGCCGGGCCTGGAGATAGTCCTGGAGCGCAACGCGGAGCGCTCCGGGAACCGCCGCCTCAGCGACGAGGAGGTCGCCCGCATCCACGGCCGGATGGCCGGCTGGTACGGCTCGGGGCTGCCCATCATCGACAACTCGCAGCTCGACGTGGCGGCCACGGCCCGCGTCCTGGACGACGTCCTCGCCCGGTCGATCGCCAGCCCGCCGCAGTGGTAG
- a CDS encoding aminopeptidase P family protein — protein MSEVYAVRRERLRERCTAGGSATALVTRPANVRYLAGAAPQGAVLLLGREEDLLFCAGPLLEEAGAGRLDEALRVQTPTGPGGDPAVAAADVATAQGADSLAVEEHHLTVTRHRAMGSVAPRLRLSDLGAAVEQLRVIKDEEEISCLRIGAEIADQALGELLESILVGRTERHLALELERRLVDHGADGPAFATSVGTGPNSGRCGHRPTDRRVEEGDFLSVCLGATYRGYRCEVGRTFVIGTSPADWQIALYDLVFAAQRAGREALVPGAAYRDVDRAARQVLDSAGYAEALPSLTGHGVGLEIDEDPQLAPAAMGKLDACVPVTVEPGVHLPGRGGVRIDDTLVVRPEADGGPELLTITTKELLAL, from the coding sequence ATGTCAGAGGTGTACGCGGTTCGCCGCGAGCGGCTGAGGGAGCGCTGTACCGCGGGTGGCAGCGCGACCGCGCTCGTCACGCGCCCCGCCAACGTGAGATACCTCGCGGGGGCGGCCCCGCAGGGTGCCGTCCTCCTGCTGGGCCGGGAGGAGGACCTGCTGTTCTGCGCGGGCCCGCTGCTCGAAGAGGCGGGCGCGGGACGCCTGGACGAGGCGTTGCGCGTACAGACGCCGACGGGGCCCGGCGGTGATCCGGCCGTGGCCGCGGCCGATGTCGCCACCGCTCAGGGAGCCGACTCGCTGGCCGTGGAGGAACACCACCTGACGGTGACCCGGCACCGGGCCATGGGATCGGTGGCACCCCGGCTGCGCCTGAGCGACCTGGGCGCCGCGGTCGAACAGCTGCGGGTGATCAAGGACGAGGAGGAGATCTCCTGTCTGCGGATCGGCGCCGAGATCGCCGACCAGGCACTCGGGGAACTCCTCGAATCCATCCTCGTCGGTCGGACGGAACGTCATCTCGCCCTCGAACTGGAGCGCCGGCTGGTCGACCACGGCGCCGACGGACCGGCCTTCGCGACCTCCGTGGGCACCGGGCCGAACTCCGGCAGATGCGGGCACCGGCCCACGGACCGACGGGTCGAGGAAGGCGATTTCCTGTCCGTCTGCCTCGGCGCGACCTACCGCGGCTACCGCTGTGAGGTCGGCCGTACCTTCGTGATCGGCACCTCGCCCGCGGACTGGCAGATCGCCCTCTACGACCTCGTCTTCGCCGCCCAGCGGGCCGGACGCGAGGCCCTGGTGCCGGGCGCGGCCTACCGCGACGTGGACCGCGCGGCCCGCCAGGTCCTCGACTCCGCGGGGTACGCGGAGGCCCTCCCTTCACTGACGGGGCACGGCGTCGGGCTCGAAATCGACGAGGACCCGCAGCTGGCCCCCGCGGCCATGGGTAAACTGGACGCTTGCGTGCCGGTCACCGTCGAACCGGGGGTCCACCTCCCGGGCCGGGGCGGTGTCCGGATCGATGACACGCTCGTCGTGCGCCCCGAGGCGGACGGCGGACCCGAGCTACTCACCATCACGACCAAGGAACTGCTCGCGCTCTAG
- the efp gene encoding elongation factor P, which yields MASTNDLKNGLVLKLDGGQLWSVVEFQHVKPGKGPAFVRTKLKNVLSGKVVDKTFNAGVKVETATIDKRDMQFSYMDGEYFVFMDMDTYDQLMVDRKSVGDAANFLIEGFTATVAQHEGEVLFVELPAAVELVIQETEPGVQGDRSTGGTKPATLETGHQIQVPLFITTGEKIKVDTRTSDYLGRVNS from the coding sequence GTGGCTTCCACGAACGACCTCAAGAACGGCCTGGTGCTCAAGCTCGACGGAGGCCAGCTCTGGTCCGTCGTCGAGTTCCAGCACGTCAAGCCCGGCAAGGGCCCGGCCTTCGTGCGCACCAAGCTGAAGAACGTGCTCTCCGGCAAGGTCGTCGACAAGACGTTCAACGCCGGCGTCAAGGTCGAGACGGCCACGATCGACAAGCGCGACATGCAGTTCTCGTACATGGACGGCGAGTACTTCGTCTTCATGGACATGGACACGTACGACCAGCTCATGGTCGACCGCAAGTCCGTCGGTGACGCCGCCAACTTCCTGATCGAGGGCTTCACGGCCACCGTGGCGCAGCACGAGGGCGAGGTGCTCTTCGTGGAGCTGCCCGCCGCCGTCGAGCTCGTCATCCAGGAGACCGAGCCGGGTGTCCAGGGCGACCGCTCCACCGGTGGCACCAAGCCCGCCACCCTGGAGACCGGCCACCAGATCCAGGTCCCGCTCTTCATCACCACCGGTGAGAAGATCAAGGTCGACACCCGCACGAGCGACTACCTCGGCCGGGTGAACAGCTAA
- the nusB gene encoding transcription antitermination factor NusB, with the protein MAARNTARKRAFQILFEGDQRGVDVLTVLADWIRHSRSDTRQPPVSEYTMELVEGYATKAKRIDELIATYAVDWTLDRMPVVDRNILRLGAYELIWVDGTPDAVVIDEAVQLAKEFSTDESPSFVNGLLGRLKDLKPSLRRDES; encoded by the coding sequence GTGGCTGCCCGCAACACGGCCCGCAAGCGCGCCTTCCAGATCCTCTTCGAGGGCGACCAGCGCGGCGTGGACGTCCTGACGGTCCTCGCGGACTGGATCCGGCACTCCCGGAGCGACACCCGGCAGCCGCCGGTCAGCGAGTACACGATGGAGCTGGTCGAGGGCTACGCCACCAAGGCGAAGCGGATCGACGAGCTCATCGCGACGTACGCCGTCGACTGGACGCTGGACAGGATGCCGGTCGTCGACCGCAACATCCTGCGCCTCGGCGCCTACGAGCTGATCTGGGTCGACGGGACCCCCGACGCGGTGGTCATCGACGAGGCGGTGCAGCTCGCCAAGGAGTTCTCCACGGACGAGTCGCCCTCGTTCGTCAACGGGCTCCTGGGCCGGCTCAAGGACCTGAAGCCGTCGCTCCGCCGTGACGAGTCCTGA
- the bldD gene encoding transcriptional regulator BldD produces MSSEYAKQLGAKLRAIRTQQGLSLHGVEEKSQGRWKAVVVGSYERGDRAVTVQRLAELADFYGVPVQELLPGTTPGGAAEPPPKLVLDLERLAHVPAEKAGPLQRYAATIQSQRGDYNGKVLSIRQDDLRTLAVIYDQSPSVLTEQLISWGVLDADARRAVAHEEV; encoded by the coding sequence ATGTCCAGCGAATACGCCAAACAGCTCGGGGCCAAGCTCCGGGCCATCCGCACCCAGCAGGGCCTTTCCCTCCACGGAGTCGAGGAGAAGTCCCAGGGACGCTGGAAGGCGGTCGTGGTCGGTTCCTACGAGCGAGGCGACCGTGCCGTGACCGTGCAGCGTCTTGCCGAACTGGCCGATTTCTACGGGGTCCCCGTGCAGGAACTGCTGCCGGGCACCACGCCGGGCGGAGCCGCCGAGCCGCCGCCGAAGCTCGTCCTGGACCTGGAGCGGCTGGCCCATGTGCCGGCCGAGAAGGCGGGACCCCTGCAGCGCTACGCCGCGACGATCCAGTCGCAGCGCGGTGACTACAACGGCAAGGTGCTCTCGATCCGCCAGGACGACCTGCGCACCCTCGCCGTCATCTACGACCAGTCGCCCTCGGTCCTCACCGAGCAGCTGATCAGCTGGGGTGTGCTGGACGCCGACGCGCGCCGCGCCGTCGCCCACGAAGAGGTCTGA
- the pyrR gene encoding bifunctional pyr operon transcriptional regulator/uracil phosphoribosyltransferase PyrR, with protein sequence MDSEQEKQQYAAGARPVLEGPDIARVLTRIAHEIVERAKGADDVVLLGIPTRGVFLARRLADKLAEITGRKIPVGSLDITMYRDDLRMHPPRALARTEIPGDGVDGRLVVLVDDVLFSGRTIRAALDALNDIGRPRAVQLAVLVDRGHRELPIRADYVGKNLPTSLRETVKVQLAEEDGRDTVLLGAKRISPDAQQ encoded by the coding sequence ATGGACTCTGAGCAGGAAAAGCAGCAGTACGCGGCCGGTGCGCGGCCCGTGCTCGAAGGCCCCGACATCGCGCGGGTGCTGACCCGTATCGCCCACGAGATCGTCGAGCGCGCCAAGGGCGCCGACGACGTGGTGCTCCTCGGCATCCCGACCCGGGGCGTCTTCCTGGCCCGCAGGCTGGCCGACAAGCTCGCGGAGATCACCGGCCGCAAGATCCCGGTGGGCTCGCTCGACATCACCATGTACCGCGACGACCTGCGCATGCATCCGCCCCGAGCGCTGGCCCGTACCGAGATCCCCGGTGACGGCGTCGACGGCAGGCTGGTCGTCCTCGTGGACGACGTGCTCTTCTCGGGACGCACGATCCGCGCCGCCCTGGACGCGCTGAACGACATCGGCCGCCCGCGTGCCGTGCAGCTCGCGGTCCTCGTCGACCGAGGCCACCGCGAACTGCCCATCCGCGCCGACTACGTCGGCAAGAACCTCCCCACGTCGCTGCGGGAGACGGTCAAGGTCCAGCTCGCCGAGGAGGACGGTCGCGACACCGTGCTGCTCGGTGCGAAGCGGATCTCCCCGGACGCGCAGCAGTAG
- a CDS encoding aspartate carbamoyltransferase catalytic subunit, translated as MQRHLISAADLTRDDAVLILDTAEEMARVADRPIKKLPTLRGRTVVNLFFEDSTRTRISFEAAEKRLSADVINFTAKGSSVSKGESLKDTAQTLEAMGVDAVVIRHGASGAPYRLATSGWIDAAVINAGDGTHQHPTQALLDAFTMRRRLVGRDAGIGQDLAGRRITIVGDVLHSRVARSNVDLLHTLGAQVTLVAPPTLVPVGVETWPCEISYDLDSTLAKSDAVMMLRVQRERMNAAFFPTEREYSRRYGLDGDRMAKMPEHAIVMHPGPMVRGMEITAEVADSDRCTVVEQVANGVSIRMAVLYLLLGGNEPAVTHTRTEEK; from the coding sequence ATGCAGCGTCATCTCATCTCGGCCGCCGACCTCACCCGCGACGACGCCGTCCTCATCCTCGACACCGCCGAGGAGATGGCCCGGGTCGCCGACCGGCCGATCAAGAAGCTGCCGACCCTGCGCGGCCGCACCGTCGTCAACCTCTTCTTCGAGGACTCGACCCGGACCCGGATCTCCTTCGAGGCCGCCGAGAAGCGCCTCTCCGCGGACGTCATCAACTTCACCGCCAAGGGATCGAGCGTCTCCAAGGGCGAGTCCCTCAAGGACACCGCCCAGACCCTGGAGGCCATGGGCGTCGACGCCGTCGTCATCCGGCACGGCGCCTCCGGGGCCCCGTACCGGCTCGCCACCTCCGGCTGGATCGACGCCGCCGTCATCAACGCGGGCGACGGCACCCACCAGCACCCCACGCAGGCCCTGCTGGACGCCTTCACCATGCGCCGCCGTCTGGTCGGCCGGGACGCCGGGATCGGCCAGGACCTGGCCGGCCGCCGGATCACGATCGTCGGTGACGTCCTGCACAGCCGCGTCGCCCGCTCCAACGTCGACCTGCTGCACACCCTCGGCGCCCAGGTCACCCTCGTCGCGCCGCCCACCCTGGTGCCCGTCGGCGTCGAGACCTGGCCCTGCGAGATCTCCTACGACCTCGACAGCACCCTCGCCAAGTCCGACGCCGTGATGATGCTGCGCGTCCAGCGCGAGCGCATGAACGCGGCCTTCTTCCCGACCGAGCGCGAGTACTCGCGGCGCTACGGCCTCGACGGCGACCGGATGGCGAAGATGCCCGAGCACGCCATCGTGATGCACCCCGGCCCGATGGTCCGCGGCATGGAGATCACCGCCGAGGTCGCCGACTCCGACCGCTGCACCGTCGTGGAGCAGGTCGCCAACGGCGTCTCCATCCGCATGGCCGTCCTGTACCTGCTGCTGGGCGGCAACGAGCCCGCCGTCACCCACACCCGCACCGAGGAGAAGTAA